From one Sulfurimonas sp. HSL-3221 genomic stretch:
- a CDS encoding HP0495 family protein, which produces MVNINELDQKVELEYPCSWCYKVVGEEREKLENAIHEVILEREHKIAHSNTSRTGKYISLNLELLVHNEDDRQFIYEALKAHQHVKMVL; this is translated from the coding sequence GTGGTGAATATCAACGAACTTGATCAGAAAGTTGAACTGGAATACCCCTGTAGCTGGTGCTACAAGGTTGTCGGCGAAGAGCGCGAAAAACTCGAAAACGCCATCCATGAAGTCATTCTGGAGCGCGAGCATAAAATCGCCCACTCCAATACAAGCCGCACCGGCAAATACATCAGCCTGAACCTGGAGCTGCTTGTACACAACGAAGATGACCGCCAGTTCATCTACGAAGCGCTCAAAGCGCACCAACACGTCAAAATGGTTTTATAG
- a CDS encoding MFS transporter has protein sequence MTLLVSAFYFFYFAIIGVYVIFMPKVLEMVGYAPSEIGIIFASAPLVRFAVPFAFMRGLRLDRTVFNAALLLMLAAAAAFFPALPHFWALLAANITLGIGLSLILPYIEVIVLELIGKERYGKVRLYGSIGFILVALALVKVLDAPQTALFFLMGTTLLTALFGYSIARHDAKKQTEVPAAAEHSAFTLLTHPGLWLGFLLMQISFGPFYNFFTIYETAHGVSLDMTIYLWSFGVIAEIVLFYFQGPLLRRNLHRLLEFAAGVTVIRWLIVWQFPENLPLLFAAQSMHAISFALFHTAAISYLYTLFTQKKLAQQFFFGISYGLGGFIGAVGSGYVYEYAPASLFLTAAIASALALLALRRG, from the coding sequence ATGACCCTGCTCGTCTCCGCGTTTTACTTTTTCTACTTCGCCATCATCGGCGTCTACGTCATCTTCATGCCCAAAGTGCTTGAGATGGTCGGGTACGCCCCCTCGGAAATCGGCATTATCTTCGCCAGTGCGCCGCTGGTGCGTTTCGCCGTCCCCTTCGCCTTTATGCGCGGTCTCCGGCTCGACCGGACCGTCTTCAACGCCGCCCTGCTCCTCATGCTCGCCGCGGCCGCCGCTTTTTTCCCGGCCCTGCCCCACTTCTGGGCGCTGCTGGCCGCCAACATCACCCTGGGAATAGGGCTCAGCCTTATCCTCCCCTATATCGAGGTGATTGTACTGGAACTGATCGGCAAGGAGCGGTACGGGAAAGTGCGGCTCTACGGTTCGATCGGCTTCATCCTCGTGGCCCTGGCGCTGGTCAAGGTACTGGACGCACCCCAGACGGCGCTCTTTTTCCTGATGGGCACGACGCTGCTGACGGCCCTGTTCGGCTACAGCATCGCCAGGCATGATGCGAAAAAACAGACAGAAGTGCCTGCCGCAGCCGAGCACAGTGCTTTTACCCTGCTGACCCACCCCGGCCTCTGGCTGGGCTTCTTGCTGATGCAGATCAGCTTCGGCCCCTTCTACAACTTCTTCACCATCTACGAGACCGCCCACGGCGTGAGCCTCGATATGACCATCTACCTCTGGAGTTTCGGCGTGATCGCGGAGATCGTCCTCTTCTACTTCCAGGGTCCCCTGTTGCGCCGCAACCTGCATCGCCTGCTGGAGTTTGCCGCCGGTGTCACCGTCATCCGCTGGCTCATCGTCTGGCAGTTCCCCGAAAACCTGCCGCTGCTTTTTGCGGCGCAGAGCATGCATGCGATCAGTTTCGCCCTCTTTCACACCGCGGCGATCAGCTACCTCTACACCCTCTTCACCCAGAAAAAACTGGCGCAGCAGTTCTTCTTCGGGATCAGCTACGGACTGGGGGGATTTATCGGCGCCGTGGGGTCGGGGTATGTCTATGAGTACGCCCCAGCATCCCTCTTTCTCACCGCGGCGATCGCCTCCGCGCTCGCGCTGCTCGCGCTGCGGCGCGGCTAG
- a CDS encoding DUF481 domain-containing protein, which translates to MKRLLLTVLAVPALLLAAETAPKSNPLVTHTELSYVQTQGNTDTTAFSLDFNGKKSWGAHSLKLHADALYGTENSQENKNKLFGELNYDWQFAKHIALNYLAGYKDDKFSGFAYQFYTGPGAKVIVLDTKPYALEFQGNALYSIDQGMTKYYDVNGTEVPYPYPDGKAGLTKVDGTYNDYWGYMLKGAFSWIIVEGFKFIEEASYRSDFDNDQNYFVVSKTALESKINGNFSMGVSYKVDYTNLPPAGNERTDTTFMTSLIIDY; encoded by the coding sequence ATGAAGCGCTTACTGTTAACGGTTCTGGCCGTTCCGGCCCTGCTGCTTGCCGCCGAGACGGCACCGAAGTCCAACCCCCTTGTTACCCATACGGAGTTGAGCTATGTCCAGACCCAGGGGAATACCGATACGACCGCGTTCTCGCTGGATTTCAACGGGAAAAAGAGCTGGGGGGCACACAGCCTGAAGCTCCACGCGGATGCGCTCTACGGGACGGAGAACAGCCAGGAGAACAAAAACAAGCTCTTCGGCGAGCTCAACTACGACTGGCAGTTCGCCAAACATATCGCGCTGAACTACCTGGCCGGTTACAAGGATGACAAGTTTTCAGGTTTCGCTTACCAGTTTTACACCGGTCCCGGTGCAAAGGTAATTGTCCTCGATACAAAGCCCTACGCTCTGGAGTTTCAGGGGAATGCACTCTACAGCATCGACCAGGGGATGACCAAGTATTACGACGTCAATGGGACGGAAGTCCCTTACCCCTATCCGGACGGCAAAGCCGGTCTGACGAAGGTCGACGGCACCTACAACGACTACTGGGGTTACATGCTCAAAGGGGCGTTCAGCTGGATCATCGTCGAGGGATTCAAGTTTATCGAAGAGGCGAGCTACCGCAGCGATTTCGATAATGATCAGAACTACTTCGTCGTCTCCAAAACGGCACTGGAGAGCAAAATCAACGGCAACTTCTCCATGGGGGTCAGCTACAAGGTCGATTACACAAACCTCCCTCCAGCGGGCAACGAACGCACGGATACGACCTTTATGACTTCATTGATTATCGACTACTAG
- the mobA gene encoding molybdenum cofactor guanylyltransferase MobA gives MPENAFPLPCIIFAGGRSSRMGRNKALLPFDGFATLAEYQYARLSPLFDSAFLSVKTTEGYPERLPYLPDDPSLTDAAPTAGFITAFRSLGAERIFALSVDTPFIDAAVIRTLLEHDSGELDAVIARTARGSHPLCGIYHRSLLARFEAMAASGDHKLGRMLSESRVRYVDFGDEQLFSNLNHPHEYEAALKMLDKK, from the coding sequence ATGCCTGAAAACGCCTTTCCCCTCCCCTGCATCATCTTTGCCGGCGGGAGGAGCTCCCGGATGGGCCGCAACAAGGCCCTGCTCCCCTTTGACGGTTTCGCCACCCTCGCCGAGTACCAGTACGCCCGGCTCTCTCCCCTCTTCGACTCCGCCTTCCTCTCCGTCAAAACAACCGAAGGCTATCCGGAACGGCTCCCCTATCTCCCCGACGACCCCTCCCTGACGGATGCTGCGCCGACAGCGGGCTTTATCACCGCGTTCCGAAGTCTGGGGGCGGAGCGTATCTTCGCACTCAGCGTCGACACCCCCTTCATTGATGCCGCGGTCATTCGCACGCTGCTTGAACACGACAGCGGAGAGCTTGATGCCGTCATCGCCAGGACCGCGAGGGGCTCGCATCCGCTTTGCGGCATCTACCACCGGAGCCTGCTTGCACGTTTCGAAGCAATGGCCGCTTCCGGTGATCATAAACTGGGCAGGATGCTCTCGGAGAGCCGGGTCCGTTATGTCGATTTTGGCGATGAGCAGCTTTTCAGCAATCTCAACCACCCGCACGAATACGAAGCGGCACTGAAGATGCTGGATAAAAAGTAA
- a CDS encoding RDD family protein, with translation MRWREIKHTKPKRRPESAPKVTYADFKSRALAFITDIFMIGIPITLIIMIAFGHDQMMNSAGGTDVLMNPAEAKQHAPNPYASITQMLLYAVTFVLFWHKSGQTPGKKMMQIRVVDAQTFRTASWSRLFLRFVGYFLSALTLVGFFTGLLRRDGRALHDLLSGTAVIRA, from the coding sequence ATGCGATGGCGAGAGATTAAACACACCAAACCGAAACGTCGGCCGGAGAGCGCTCCGAAAGTGACCTATGCCGACTTCAAGTCACGGGCCCTGGCCTTTATCACGGATATCTTCATGATCGGCATTCCCATCACCCTCATCATTATGATCGCCTTCGGACATGATCAGATGATGAACAGCGCGGGCGGAACGGATGTATTGATGAACCCGGCCGAGGCGAAGCAGCACGCCCCCAACCCCTACGCCTCGATCACGCAGATGCTGCTCTATGCCGTCACCTTCGTCCTCTTCTGGCACAAAAGCGGACAGACGCCGGGCAAAAAGATGATGCAGATCCGCGTCGTTGACGCACAAACCTTCCGGACGGCCTCCTGGAGCCGCCTGTTCCTGCGTTTCGTCGGCTACTTTCTCTCTGCTCTCACCCTGGTCGGTTTCTTCACCGGGCTGCTGCGCCGCGACGGCAGGGCCCTGCACGACCTGCTCAGCGGTACCGCCGTCATCCGTGCCTGA
- a CDS encoding mechanosensitive ion channel family protein, protein MEAYLDPDTYGPYFDLALGYALQFLGALLVFLIGKRVAKALGNVTNKAMSKYGVDETLTKFISSSVYFVLLVVVIMAALGQLGIETTSFMAILGAAGLAVGLALKDTLANVGAAVIILIFRPFKVGDFVEAGGATGTVESISLFTTTISPVDNRTIIVPNAAITAGNIVNFSNKPVRRVDHVVGIGYGDDLKKAKEVLYGVIRDDPHTLDEPAPLVAVSELGDNSVNFTVRAWVKSEEYWDAYFGMIEEVKLALDANGISIPYPQMDVHFDTPKEEPNV, encoded by the coding sequence ATGGAAGCTTATCTGGACCCTGATACGTACGGTCCCTACTTTGATCTGGCCCTTGGCTATGCGTTGCAGTTCCTGGGTGCGCTGCTTGTTTTCCTGATCGGGAAAAGGGTGGCAAAGGCACTGGGCAATGTGACGAATAAGGCGATGTCGAAATACGGCGTCGACGAGACGCTGACGAAGTTTATCTCGAGCAGCGTCTATTTTGTGCTGCTCGTCGTCGTCATCATGGCGGCGCTCGGGCAGCTGGGCATCGAGACAACGTCGTTCATGGCGATCCTCGGCGCCGCCGGTCTTGCCGTCGGCCTGGCGCTTAAAGATACCCTGGCCAATGTCGGTGCCGCCGTCATCATTCTCATCTTCCGCCCCTTTAAGGTCGGTGACTTCGTCGAGGCCGGCGGCGCGACGGGAACGGTGGAGAGCATCAGCCTCTTTACGACGACCATAAGCCCCGTGGACAACCGGACCATCATCGTCCCGAACGCGGCCATTACGGCCGGGAACATCGTCAACTTCTCCAACAAGCCGGTACGCCGGGTCGATCACGTCGTCGGCATCGGCTACGGGGATGACCTCAAAAAAGCCAAGGAGGTGCTGTACGGGGTGATCCGCGATGATCCCCACACCCTTGACGAGCCCGCACCGCTGGTCGCGGTGAGCGAACTGGGCGACAACAGTGTGAACTTTACCGTCCGCGCCTGGGTCAAGTCCGAGGAGTACTGGGATGCCTACTTCGGTATGATCGAGGAGGTGAAGCTCGCGCTGGATGCCAACGGTATCAGCATTCCTTACCCTCAAATGGATGTCCATTTCGATACCCCCAAAGAGGAGCCGAACGTATGA
- a CDS encoding cation:proton antiporter, which translates to MDQPLLYAVTALAISVVVNILLKKIGVSQVIGYILTGTIIVYAFDLRHYNDSHTLEQIAEFGIVFLMFTIGLELSLPRLGALKQIVFVNGLLQVLVTAVTVFGFAYALLGIGLTSSIIIASAFALSSTAVVLSYLKSSKEIHLPYGQRAMGILIFQDIAVIPILLLIGFLASEGGDWQSTLLHTAESAVLILVILFSVGRPMMTWLLHFAADSGIEELFLGSVLVIAVGASLLADAMGFTYSLGAFLAGVIIAETRYHHKVEADIASFKDLLLGVFFVTVGMKIDLAFFAEHLVSILGVLAAVMLLKSLIIFALIRLSSPTPVALKSALSLSQLGEFSFAIFALAASDGLLDPALEQYLIMMVVVSLVLTPFYLPKIHPFVLKRFQQKGLHDNLSPVAEHRNHVIVCGYSTVGKFVAAELKARGMAYVVIDNSLKHVKEGLDCGEAIYLGDLSKPAIAAALHTENASAVIVTLDNPEKKNLICETVLAINPQANLVVKIVTLEEKKGLEALHVGHIVDGKHEVAKVLVSQAMQCEM; encoded by the coding sequence ATGGACCAGCCCCTGCTCTACGCCGTTACGGCCCTTGCCATCTCCGTTGTTGTGAACATTCTGCTCAAGAAGATCGGTGTCTCCCAGGTGATCGGCTACATTCTGACCGGCACGATTATCGTCTATGCCTTCGACCTGCGCCACTACAACGATTCGCACACCCTTGAGCAGATCGCGGAGTTCGGGATCGTCTTCTTGATGTTCACGATCGGCCTGGAGCTTTCCCTGCCCCGGCTGGGGGCCCTGAAACAGATCGTCTTCGTCAACGGTCTGCTTCAGGTACTTGTCACGGCAGTCACCGTCTTTGGCTTTGCCTATGCGCTGTTGGGCATCGGCCTCACCTCATCCATCATCATCGCCAGCGCCTTCGCGCTCTCCTCCACCGCCGTCGTGCTCAGCTATCTCAAAAGCTCCAAGGAGATCCACCTCCCCTACGGGCAGCGCGCCATGGGAATCCTGATCTTCCAGGATATCGCCGTCATCCCGATCCTGCTGCTCATCGGATTCCTCGCCAGCGAGGGCGGCGACTGGCAGAGCACGCTGCTGCACACCGCCGAGAGCGCCGTGCTGATCCTCGTCATCCTCTTTTCCGTCGGCAGACCGATGATGACATGGCTGCTGCATTTCGCGGCTGACAGCGGGATCGAGGAGCTCTTCCTCGGCTCGGTCCTCGTGATCGCCGTCGGGGCTTCCCTCCTTGCCGATGCGATGGGCTTTACCTACTCGCTGGGCGCTTTCCTCGCCGGGGTCATCATTGCCGAAACCAGGTACCACCACAAGGTCGAGGCGGACATTGCCTCCTTCAAAGATCTCCTTCTGGGCGTCTTCTTCGTCACCGTCGGCATGAAAATAGACCTCGCTTTCTTCGCCGAGCACCTCGTCAGCATCCTCGGTGTCCTCGCCGCCGTCATGCTCCTCAAAAGCCTGATCATCTTCGCCCTGATCCGCCTGAGCAGCCCGACGCCCGTCGCCCTCAAAAGCGCGCTGTCGCTCTCCCAGCTCGGCGAGTTCTCCTTCGCCATCTTCGCCCTGGCCGCCTCGGACGGGCTGCTCGATCCGGCCCTGGAACAGTACCTGATCATGATGGTCGTCGTCTCCCTCGTACTGACCCCTTTCTACCTGCCGAAAATCCACCCCTTCGTGCTCAAGCGCTTTCAGCAAAAAGGGCTTCATGACAACCTTTCCCCTGTGGCGGAGCACCGGAACCACGTTATCGTCTGCGGCTACAGTACCGTCGGGAAGTTCGTCGCGGCCGAGCTCAAAGCACGGGGGATGGCGTACGTCGTCATCGACAACTCTCTCAAACATGTCAAAGAGGGGCTGGACTGCGGCGAAGCCATCTACCTCGGCGACCTCTCCAAGCCGGCCATCGCGGCAGCCCTGCATACGGAAAACGCCTCGGCCGTTATCGTGACGCTGGACAACCCGGAAAAGAAAAACCTCATCTGCGAAACGGTGCTCGCCATCAATCCTCAGGCGAACCTTGTCGTGAAAATCGTGACGCTCGAAGAGAAAAAAGGGCTTGAAGCGCTGCATGTCGGACATATCGTTGATGGCAAACATGAGGTCGCAAAGGTCCTGGTCTCCCAGGCAATGCAGTGTGAAATGTAA
- a CDS encoding DUF2231 domain-containing protein: MLLHPPLTHFAIALPVVTAVFGLLFLITRKEGLSKITARMLVVTALVMIAAWYTGSKAGPEIFDYLSKDGKHELLEHKNLGLYLAIAFSLIAVVQFLGCQLKKFAIQAVAILLLFAATVMTFVQGKDGGEIVYNHGMPFKAEMMLSTLKEAGATAEDTEDCDEKVEAYEDAVYNINTLSGEVQAIYGEAEKEGE, translated from the coding sequence ATGCTACTGCACCCACCTCTCACCCACTTCGCCATCGCGCTTCCCGTCGTCACCGCCGTCTTCGGACTTCTTTTTCTCATCACCCGCAAAGAGGGGCTCTCCAAGATTACGGCGCGCATGCTTGTCGTTACCGCCCTCGTGATGATCGCCGCATGGTATACCGGTTCCAAAGCCGGACCGGAGATCTTTGACTATCTCAGCAAAGACGGAAAACATGAACTGCTTGAGCACAAAAACCTCGGTCTCTACCTGGCGATTGCCTTCTCCCTCATCGCCGTTGTGCAGTTCCTGGGCTGCCAGCTCAAGAAGTTCGCGATTCAGGCCGTTGCCATTCTGCTTCTGTTCGCGGCCACGGTCATGACCTTCGTACAGGGTAAAGACGGAGGCGAGATCGTCTACAACCACGGGATGCCGTTCAAAGCCGAAATGATGCTCAGCACCCTGAAAGAGGCGGGCGCGACTGCGGAGGATACGGAGGACTGCGACGAAAAGGTCGAAGCCTATGAGGACGCGGTATACAATATCAATACCCTCTCCGGAGAGGTTCAGGCAATTTACGGAGAAGCGGAAAAAGAGGGAGAGTAA
- a CDS encoding CTP synthase, which translates to MTKYIFVTGGVLSSLGKGITAASIGALLKHSGKKVGMLKIDPYINVDPGTMSPLEHGEVFVTKDGAETDLDIGNYERFLDTSFLKSSNFTTGQVYSSVIERERAGGYLGQTIQVIPHIVGEIVDRIKSAGEGHDILVVELGGTVGDIEGQPFMEAVRQMKHDEEVSGTFFIHVTLIPYIKAAGEHKSKPTQHSVQELRRIGITPQMIIARSEHALPKTFKKKLAFSCDVPQDSVIEALDAPSVYAVPISFMHQNILPPIAKALELGELNPDMEQWDALVKKIVSPQERISIGFVGKYLELKESYKSLIEALIHSGAHLDTKVDFCWVDSEEIEERGAETLLQDCDAVLVAGGFGSRGVEGKIQAINYARTNKVPYLGICLGMQLTLVEYARNVLGYEDANSIEFDEETAHPMIYLIDNFINQSGETELRTHKSPMGGTLRLGEYPCDTKEGSLLRKAYNGQKTIFERHRHRYEANPTYRKELEDAGMIVTGESNGLIEAVEIPAHPWFLGVQFHPEFTSRLQTPNPSILAFVKAALAHAKGA; encoded by the coding sequence ATGACGAAATATATCTTTGTAACGGGCGGGGTACTGAGTTCCCTTGGGAAAGGGATCACGGCTGCTTCCATCGGGGCGTTGCTGAAGCATTCCGGTAAAAAGGTCGGTATGCTCAAAATCGACCCCTACATCAACGTTGACCCGGGGACGATGAGCCCCCTGGAACACGGGGAAGTCTTCGTCACGAAAGACGGCGCGGAGACCGACCTCGACATCGGGAACTACGAGCGCTTCCTCGATACCTCCTTCCTCAAGAGCAGCAACTTCACGACGGGGCAGGTCTACAGCTCGGTCATCGAGCGCGAACGTGCCGGGGGGTACCTGGGGCAGACGATCCAGGTCATTCCGCACATCGTCGGCGAGATCGTCGACCGGATCAAATCGGCGGGCGAAGGACACGATATTCTCGTCGTCGAGCTCGGCGGGACCGTCGGCGACATCGAGGGACAGCCGTTCATGGAGGCCGTGCGCCAGATGAAGCATGACGAGGAGGTCTCCGGTACCTTCTTCATCCACGTTACCCTGATCCCCTACATCAAAGCCGCCGGCGAGCATAAGAGCAAGCCGACCCAGCACTCGGTCCAGGAGCTGCGCCGTATCGGTATCACCCCGCAGATGATCATCGCCCGCAGCGAACACGCCCTGCCGAAAACTTTCAAGAAAAAGCTCGCCTTCTCCTGTGACGTTCCCCAGGACAGTGTCATCGAGGCACTGGATGCGCCGAGCGTCTACGCGGTGCCCATCAGTTTCATGCATCAGAATATCCTGCCTCCGATCGCCAAGGCGCTGGAGCTGGGCGAGCTGAACCCGGACATGGAGCAGTGGGACGCACTGGTCAAGAAGATCGTCTCCCCGCAGGAGCGCATCAGTATCGGCTTCGTCGGCAAGTACCTGGAGCTCAAAGAGTCGTACAAGTCTCTGATCGAGGCGCTGATCCACTCGGGCGCGCACCTGGATACGAAGGTCGATTTCTGCTGGGTTGACAGCGAGGAGATCGAGGAGCGCGGCGCAGAGACGCTGCTACAGGACTGTGACGCCGTCCTCGTCGCCGGGGGCTTCGGTTCACGCGGGGTGGAAGGCAAGATCCAGGCGATCAACTATGCCCGAACAAACAAAGTGCCCTATCTCGGGATCTGCCTCGGCATGCAGCTGACCCTCGTCGAGTACGCCCGCAACGTATTGGGCTACGAGGACGCGAACTCCATCGAGTTTGACGAGGAGACGGCGCACCCGATGATCTACCTGATCGACAACTTCATCAACCAGAGCGGCGAGACCGAGCTGCGCACCCACAAGTCGCCGATGGGCGGGACGCTGCGCCTGGGCGAATACCCCTGTGACACGAAAGAGGGTTCTTTGCTGCGCAAAGCCTATAACGGCCAAAAGACGATTTTCGAGCGCCACCGCCACCGTTACGAGGCGAACCCGACCTATCGCAAGGAGCTCGAGGATGCCGGTATGATCGTCACCGGCGAATCCAACGGCCTGATCGAAGCCGTCGAGATCCCGGCGCACCCGTGGTTCCTCGGTGTCCAGTTCCACCCGGAATTCACCTCGCGTCTGCAGACGCCGAACCCCTCCATTCTCGCCTTTGTCAAGGCGGCGCTGGCCCATGCCAAAGGCGCCTGA
- the moaC gene encoding cyclic pyranopterin monophosphate synthase MoaC, translating into MQLTHLDEKDRPKMVDVSAKAPTERVAVASGTITMSSEAYSAIVEERTKKGPVLQTAVIAAIMGTKKTSDLIPMCHPLNLSGINCDVEELPELPGFRLSVTAKLTGQTGVEMEALTGVSIGLLTIYDMVKAIDKGMIISDVQLETKRGGKSGEYQRT; encoded by the coding sequence ATGCAGCTGACCCATCTGGATGAAAAAGACCGGCCGAAGATGGTCGACGTCTCAGCCAAAGCGCCCACCGAACGCGTGGCCGTCGCCAGCGGTACAATCACGATGAGCTCCGAAGCGTACAGTGCCATTGTCGAAGAGCGCACCAAAAAAGGGCCTGTCCTTCAAACGGCCGTGATCGCCGCGATCATGGGGACCAAAAAAACCTCGGACCTCATCCCGATGTGCCACCCCCTGAACCTCAGCGGGATCAACTGCGACGTGGAGGAGCTGCCGGAACTGCCGGGCTTCCGCCTGAGCGTCACCGCCAAGCTGACGGGGCAGACAGGGGTGGAAATGGAGGCACTGACCGGCGTCAGCATCGGTCTGCTGACCATCTACGACATGGTCAAAGCCATCGATAAAGGGATGATCATCTCCGACGTACAGCTCGAAACGAAGCGAGGAGGCAAAAGTGGTGAATATCAACGAACTTGA
- a CDS encoding 3-isopropylmalate dehydratase large subunit produces the protein MGQTITEKIFSEHAGKTVYAGEIVRVPIDMVIGNDITTPISIKAFEDAGATELANPDGFSIVLDHFIPAKDIASANQARISRDFAKKHKMKHFFDEKDMGIEHALLPEKGLVVPGDVIIGADSHTCTHGALGAFSTGMGSTDLAFAMVTGGNWFKVPESIKVVLSGKPGAFTTGKDIILEVIRMIGVDGALYRTLEFTGDTIAHLSMDDRFSMCNMAIEAGAKSGIVAVDEITEAFLADKTLARPAKIHHSDPDAAYVQVLEIDVDKLEPVIAYPFLPSNGHSLSEAVSDHIKVDQAFIGSCTNGRLSDLRIAAKILEGKKVHEDVRLIVTPGTQRILREATKLGYIDTIVDAGGVVSNPTCGACLGGYMGILGDNEVAISTTNRNFVGRMGSRSSKVYLANSAVAAASAITGYITDPATID, from the coding sequence ATGGGTCAGACTATCACCGAAAAAATCTTCTCCGAGCACGCGGGCAAAACCGTCTACGCGGGCGAGATCGTTCGGGTGCCGATCGATATGGTCATCGGTAACGACATTACGACGCCTATCTCCATCAAGGCGTTCGAAGACGCGGGTGCCACCGAACTGGCCAACCCCGACGGCTTCTCCATCGTCCTGGACCACTTCATCCCCGCCAAGGATATCGCTTCGGCCAACCAGGCACGTATCAGCCGCGATTTCGCCAAAAAGCACAAGATGAAGCACTTCTTCGACGAGAAGGATATGGGCATCGAGCACGCACTGCTGCCGGAGAAGGGCCTCGTCGTCCCCGGTGACGTCATCATCGGCGCCGACAGCCACACCTGTACCCACGGTGCCCTGGGCGCTTTCTCCACCGGGATGGGCTCCACCGACCTCGCTTTCGCCATGGTCACCGGCGGCAACTGGTTCAAAGTGCCCGAAAGCATCAAAGTCGTGCTCTCCGGAAAACCGGGGGCCTTCACGACCGGCAAGGACATCATCCTCGAAGTGATCCGCATGATCGGGGTCGACGGCGCGCTTTACCGCACCCTCGAGTTCACCGGGGACACGATCGCGCACCTCAGCATGGACGACCGTTTCAGCATGTGTAATATGGCGATCGAAGCAGGGGCCAAGAGCGGGATCGTCGCCGTCGACGAGATCACCGAAGCCTTCCTGGCCGACAAAACACTGGCGCGCCCGGCGAAGATCCACCACTCCGACCCTGATGCGGCCTACGTCCAGGTGCTTGAGATCGACGTGGACAAGCTCGAACCGGTCATCGCCTACCCGTTCCTGCCGTCCAACGGCCACAGCCTGAGCGAGGCCGTCAGCGACCACATCAAGGTCGACCAGGCCTTTATCGGCAGCTGTACCAACGGCCGCCTCAGCGACCTGCGCATCGCCGCGAAGATCCTGGAAGGCAAAAAGGTACACGAAGACGTCCGTCTCATCGTCACCCCGGGCACGCAGCGCATCCTGCGCGAAGCGACGAAACTGGGCTACATCGACACCATCGTTGATGCCGGCGGCGTCGTCTCCAACCCGACCTGCGGCGCCTGCCTTGGCGGATACATGGGGATCCTCGGTGACAATGAAGTCGCCATCTCCACCACCAACCGTAACTTCGTCGGCCGGATGGGTTCACGCTCTTCCAAGGTCTACCTCGCCAACTCCGCCGTCGCCGCCGCCTCGGCCATCACCGGCTACATCACCGACCCGGCTACGATCGACTAA
- a CDS encoding DUF481 domain-containing protein — protein MVRAFFLLLLSVQLFAIVAIKPREVGEKPGLSGELSGAFETKRGNTEKDNYSGSLQLQFDSNTTYVLWGVVRGEYGEASGVKDTDNLFAHLRYIRNIAGADIAAEGFGQMEKDAFKSIEERALAGGGVRWKVLNKKRGQWGGLFIGLGAYAEYIGYSTAVDPLERNLRFNSYLAYSLPLPDDALFAAVAYYQPKVDDANDYYIATSARVELRIYKQLYLGFRVGYNHDAKPAVGVKQDDFYQRTLFTFKF, from the coding sequence GTGGTACGAGCTTTTTTTCTTTTACTTCTTTCGGTACAACTCTTCGCCATTGTCGCGATCAAACCCCGCGAGGTCGGCGAGAAACCAGGCCTTTCCGGGGAGCTTTCCGGTGCGTTTGAGACCAAACGGGGCAATACGGAGAAAGACAACTACTCCGGGAGCCTTCAGCTGCAGTTCGACAGCAACACGACCTACGTGCTCTGGGGGGTGGTGCGCGGCGAATACGGCGAGGCCAGCGGCGTCAAGGATACGGACAACCTCTTCGCCCACCTGCGCTATATCCGCAACATCGCCGGCGCCGATATCGCGGCGGAAGGGTTCGGGCAGATGGAGAAGGATGCGTTCAAGTCTATCGAGGAGCGTGCCCTTGCCGGCGGAGGCGTGCGCTGGAAGGTCCTGAACAAGAAACGCGGCCAGTGGGGCGGGTTGTTTATCGGCCTGGGTGCCTATGCCGAGTATATCGGCTATTCGACCGCGGTCGATCCCCTGGAGCGCAACCTCCGTTTCAACAGCTACCTCGCCTACAGCCTGCCGCTGCCGGACGATGCCCTGTTTGCGGCGGTTGCCTATTACCAGCCCAAGGTCGACGACGCCAACGATTACTACATCGCCACTTCCGCCCGGGTTGAACTGCGGATTTACAAGCAGCTTTATCTCGGCTTCCGGGTCGGGTATAACCACGATGCGAAGCCCGCCGTCGGCGTCAAACAGGATGATTTCTACCAGCGGACCCTGTTTACGTTCAAGTTCTAG